Proteins encoded in a region of the Quercus lobata isolate SW786 chromosome 8, ValleyOak3.0 Primary Assembly, whole genome shotgun sequence genome:
- the LOC115958553 gene encoding 3-ketoacyl-CoA synthase 11-like — protein MECEKKQNQNKKSNSIILKYVKFGYHYLISNAMYLLLVPLSTIALTHLSMDDLVHFSNHTMPNLVVVTLCIVIVVILATLYLMSRPRKVYLVNFSCYKPDQTLMCSKETFMKATKLTGSFTDESLAFQKKILERSGYGQKTYIAKTLLEVPINMSFDEARKEAGMVMFGVIDELLAKTGVKTKDIGILVVNCSLFNPTPSLSSMVVNRYKLRGNILSYNLGGMGCSAGLISIDLAKRLLQGQSNTYALVVSLEILTCQYYRGNNYSMLITNCLFRMGGAAILLSNRPSDRRCSKYQLTHTLRTHKGADDKCHNCVYQKEDENKKVGLLLSKDLLVVAGEALKTNITTLGPMVLPVSEQLLFVMNLIRRKIFQMKIKPYVPDFKLAFEHFCLHAGGRGVLDELEKNLGLTKWHMEPSRMTLYRFGNTSSSSLWYELAYSEAKGRIKKGNRVWQIGFGSGFKCNSAVWQALRTIDPAKEKSNVWMNEIHEYPVDVPQVATIAT, from the exons ATGGAGTGTGAGaagaaacaaaaccaaaacaagaaATCAAATTCTATTATACTTAAGTACGTGAAGTTTGGTTATCACTACTTAATCTCTAATGCCATGTATCTCTTACTTGTGCCACTCAGTACCATAGCTTTGACTCATCTTTCTATGGATGATTTGGTCCATTTCTCCAACCACACTATGCCCAATCTTGTAGTTGTGACTTTATGCATCGTGATTGTAGTTATCCTAGCAACCCTTTACTTGATGAGTCGTCCAAGAAAAGtttatttagtaaatttttCTTGTTACAAGCCCGACCAAACTCTAATGTGTAGCAAAGAAACTTTCATGAAAGCGACTAAGCTTACTGGGAGTTTCACGGATGAAAGTTTGGCGTTTCAAAAGAAGATTTTGGAGAGGTCAGGGTATGGTCAAAAAACATATATAGCCAAAACATTGTTGGAGGTCCCAATCAACATGAGCTTCGATGAAGCAAGGAAGGAGGCAGGGATGGTGATGTTTGGAGTGATCGATGAGTTATTGGCGAAAACCGGAGTGAAGACAAAGGATATAGGGATTCTTGTTGTGAATTGCAGTTTGTTCAATCCAACACCATCATTGTCATCCATGGTTGTTAACAGGTACAAGCTTAGAGGGAACATTTTGAGCTATAATCTTGGTGGAATGGGCTGCAGTGCTGGACTAATTTCTATAGATCTTGCCAAACGCTTGCTACAG GGACAATCCAACACCTACGCCTTAGTGGTGAGCTTGGAAATCTTGACTTGCCAGTATTACCGAGGCAACAACTACTCAATGCTCATCACAAATTGTCTTTTCCGCATGGGTGGAGCTGCAATTCTCTTATCAAACCGACCCTCTGATCGTCGTTGTTCTAAGTATCAACTCACTCACACTTTACGTACTCACAAGGGTGCAGATGATAAGTGTCATAATTGTGTCTAccaaaaagaagatgaaaacaaaaaagttggCCTTTTACTCTCTAAAGACCTATTGGTTGTGGCTGGTGAAGCTCTTAAAACCAACATCACAACATTAGGGCCAATGGTCTTGCCTGTGTCTGAACAACTTCTATTTGTCATGAATTTAATCAGAAGAAAGATATTTCAAATGAAGATAAAACCATATGTCCCAGACTTTAAGTTGGCATTCGAGCATTTTTGCTTACATGCGGGAGGAAGGGGTGTATTAGATGAGTTAGAGAAGAACCTTGGGCTCACTAAATGGCACATGGAACCCTCAAGGATGACTCTATATAGGTTTGGGAACACTTCTAGTAGTTCTCTGTGGTATGAATTGGCTTATTCCGAAGCCAAGGGAAGGATTAAGAAAGGCAATAGGGTATGGCAAATTGGGTTCGGATCAGGATTCAAGTGTAACAGTGCTGTGTGGCAGGCATTACGAACCATTGATCCAGCTAAAGAGAAGAGTAATGTTTGGATGAATGAGATTCATGAGTACCCTGTTGACGTGCCTCAAGTGGCAACCATTGCTACTTAA